A region from the Tahibacter amnicola genome encodes:
- a CDS encoding response regulator, with amino-acid sequence MPAHDSPHRPRNVLIADDNRDSAESLAQVLRFQGHQVRMVFDGQQALDEFNRTAADVVLLDIGMPKLSGIEVARLIRHTPQGRDTLLIAITGWGQQSDRSRTREAGFDHHLTKPVDLSLLTRLINGLPDPGTNQSLPAA; translated from the coding sequence GTGCCGGCCCACGACAGCCCCCACCGTCCGCGCAACGTGCTGATCGCCGACGACAACCGCGATTCCGCCGAGAGCCTGGCCCAGGTGCTGCGCTTCCAGGGCCACCAGGTGCGCATGGTGTTCGATGGCCAGCAGGCGCTGGACGAATTCAACCGCACCGCCGCGGATGTCGTCCTGCTCGATATCGGGATGCCCAAGCTCAGCGGAATCGAAGTCGCCCGGCTGATCCGCCACACCCCGCAGGGCCGCGACACCCTGCTGATTGCGATCACCGGCTGGGGCCAGCAGAGCGATCGCAGCCGCACCCGCGAGGCCGGCTTCGACCATCACCTGACCAAGCCGGTGGACCTGAGCCTGCTCACGCGGCTGATCAACGGGTTGCCCGATCCGGGCACCAACCAGTCCCTGCCGGCAGCATGA
- the ahcY gene encoding adenosylhomocysteinase, whose amino-acid sequence MNAVVNLKNDYKVADMSLADWGRKEIEIAEHEMPGLMSIRKKYAAAKPLKGVRVTGSLHMTIQTAVLIETLVDLGASVRWASCNIFSTQDHAAAAIAAAGVPVFAWKGESLEEYWDCTLDCVTHPGQKGPELVVDDGGDVTLLIHKGYELEQGSDWVNTPSASHEEQIIKNLLKRVHKERPGFWTNVVKEWRGVSEETTTGVHRLYQMMEAGKLLVPAINVNDSVTKSKFDNLYGCRESLADGLKRAMDVMLAGKVAVVCGYGDVGKGSAHSLRAYGCRVIVTEIDPINALQAAMEGFQVDTVESSLGIADIYVTTTGNKDVITVEHMTAMKDQAIVCNIGHFDNEIQVDALNALAGVKKVNIKPQVDKYILPNGREMFLLAEGRLVNLGCATGHPSFVMSNSFSNQTLAQIDLWANKDVYEKTVYRLPKKLDEEVARLHLEKIGVKLTRLTPDQAAYLGVDADGPYKPEHYRY is encoded by the coding sequence ATGAATGCTGTCGTGAACCTCAAGAACGACTACAAAGTCGCGGACATGTCGCTGGCCGACTGGGGCCGCAAGGAAATCGAGATCGCCGAGCACGAGATGCCGGGCCTGATGTCGATCCGCAAGAAGTACGCCGCCGCCAAGCCGCTCAAGGGCGTGCGCGTGACCGGCTCGCTCCACATGACTATCCAGACCGCGGTCCTCATCGAGACCCTGGTCGACCTCGGCGCCTCGGTGCGCTGGGCCTCCTGCAACATCTTCTCCACCCAGGACCACGCCGCTGCCGCGATCGCCGCCGCCGGCGTGCCGGTCTTCGCCTGGAAGGGCGAGTCGCTGGAAGAGTACTGGGACTGCACGCTCGACTGCGTCACCCATCCGGGCCAGAAGGGTCCGGAGCTGGTCGTCGACGACGGCGGCGACGTCACCCTGCTGATCCACAAGGGCTATGAACTCGAACAGGGTTCGGACTGGGTCAACACCCCGTCGGCCTCGCACGAAGAGCAGATCATCAAGAACCTGCTCAAGCGCGTGCACAAGGAACGCCCGGGCTTCTGGACCAACGTCGTCAAGGAATGGCGCGGCGTCTCGGAAGAAACCACCACCGGCGTGCACCGTCTCTACCAGATGATGGAAGCCGGCAAGCTGCTCGTCCCGGCCATCAACGTGAACGACTCGGTGACCAAGTCGAAGTTCGACAACCTGTACGGCTGCCGCGAATCGCTGGCCGACGGCCTCAAGCGCGCCATGGACGTCATGCTCGCCGGCAAGGTTGCCGTCGTGTGCGGCTACGGCGACGTGGGCAAGGGCTCGGCCCACAGCCTGCGCGCCTACGGCTGCCGCGTCATCGTCACGGAAATCGATCCGATCAATGCCCTGCAGGCGGCGATGGAAGGCTTCCAGGTCGACACCGTCGAGTCGTCGCTCGGCATCGCCGACATCTACGTCACCACCACCGGCAACAAGGACGTCATCACGGTCGAGCACATGACCGCGATGAAGGACCAGGCCATCGTCTGCAACATCGGCCACTTCGACAACGAGATCCAGGTCGATGCGCTCAACGCCCTGGCCGGCGTGAAGAAGGTGAACATCAAGCCGCAGGTCGACAAGTACATCCTGCCGAACGGCCGCGAGATGTTCCTGCTGGCCGAAGGCCGCCTGGTCAACCTGGGCTGCGCCACGGGCCACCCGAGCTTCGTGATGTCCAACTCCTTCTCGAACCAGACGCTCGCCCAGATCGACCTGTGGGCCAACAAGGACGTCTACGAGAAGACGGTCTACCGCCTGCCGAAGAAGCTGGACGAAGAAGTCGCCCGCCTGCACCTGGAAAAGATCGGCGTGAAGCTCACGCGTCTGACCCCGGACCAGGCCGCCTACCTCGGCGTGGATGCCGACGGTCCGTACAAGCCGGAGCACTACCGCTACTGA
- a CDS encoding phosphoribosylanthranilate isomerase: protein MTTAPRIKICCISSVEEAATAIRLGASALGLVSAMPSGPGCVDESLIAEIAATVPPPIATFLLTCLTDAEAIIAQQRRCRTSTLQLVDAVPLSTYATLRRALPGISLVQVIHVRDEGAVAESRAIAPHVDALLLDSGNPTLAVKELGGTGRVHDWAVSRQIVEQCGKPVFLAGGLRADNVGDAIRQVNPFGLDLCSSVRTDGALDPRKLAAFIRATH, encoded by the coding sequence ATGACAACCGCGCCACGCATCAAGATCTGCTGTATCAGCAGCGTCGAGGAGGCCGCCACGGCGATCCGGCTCGGCGCCAGCGCGCTGGGGCTGGTATCGGCCATGCCCAGCGGCCCCGGTTGCGTGGACGAAAGCCTGATCGCCGAAATTGCCGCGACCGTGCCTCCGCCAATCGCCACCTTCCTGCTCACCTGCCTCACTGACGCTGAAGCCATCATCGCGCAGCAGCGCCGCTGCCGGACCAGCACCCTGCAACTGGTGGATGCGGTACCCCTGTCGACCTACGCCACGTTGCGCCGCGCGTTGCCCGGCATCAGCCTGGTACAGGTCATCCATGTTCGCGACGAAGGCGCCGTCGCCGAATCCAGGGCCATTGCGCCGCACGTCGATGCGTTGCTGCTGGATTCGGGCAATCCGACGCTCGCCGTCAAGGAGCTCGGCGGCACCGGGCGCGTGCATGACTGGGCCGTGAGCCGGCAGATCGTCGAACAGTGCGGCAAGCCCGTATTCCTGGCTGGCGGCTTGCGCGCGGACAACGTCGGCGATGCCATCCGGCAGGTCAACCCTTTCGGCCTGGATCTGTGCAGCAGCGTCAGGACCGACGGTGCGCTCGATCCGCGAAAGCTCGCGGCGTTCATTCGCGCCACGCATTGA